The following are from one region of the Halictus rubicundus isolate RS-2024b chromosome 15, iyHalRubi1_principal, whole genome shotgun sequence genome:
- the Side gene encoding motor axon guidance molcule sidestep — MRCTSGHVFLTSLLILLRARRANAATEDSPEFQNKAPVRLVWASEGEDVELPCDITPPTPNDSVNMVLWFKDSEGIPLYSLDARSGEISSAIHWAVSNDLGKRSFFQIGDGQRAKLKITKVTFEDQGIFRCRVDFIDSPTRNFIVNLTLVEKPSNPVIYDAQGREVTGVAGPFLEGYNLALVCQVSGGTPKPTVTWWKDGELLDSVVDTMTIGSPRKFTSNHLFIDKVTRSLRGAKLVCMAQSPPMAAPIVREVPLDIYLKPAVVKIVLNDDQIFAGRPFAARCETWGSSPAARIIWRLGEQVIGEPNVSTTQRSNSTVSKLALVLDKDDDGKELTCRAENPRFPGGSLEQTRALNVAYTPVVAVHLATGYALESLREGDDLKLVCDVQSNPLPTKVIWYHNDKRLEHDVAGGTLIASNALTLRVLTLAHGGDYSCGAVNAVGVGRSRPFFVHMKYAPRCRVGYERREIAAGRRETVFLRCEVDAIPTDDVRFSWTYNTTRGDVLPVQNSRAQNNGLVSVLEYTPTADTDFGTLACWASNSVGRQRTPCIFNVVPGKTPQPPLDCSLQNESSSLQVNCVPGADGGSPQYFLLEVRGGPSVLQVSTATLHAPQSDQGTVGEVPALYQEKNMRPNFQLHDLEPGFDYTLYVYAVNGRGRSEPALLRHVRVPDSIGGKLERAGVFLDDLKKALPSASSENLIIVIALAGTGAVALILIGIGIVIGLSVCRRRSTSPAKEDREDFTIPTYVSAQRIEPRIRYSGDSSRRSQRTSLYVEENRNEPDLLQRVEIDVHG; from the exons CTTGGACGCGAGGAGCGGCGAGATCTCGTCAGCGATCCACTGGGCGGTCAGCAACGATCTGGGCAAGAGGAGCTTCTTCCAGATCGGCGACGGGCAAAGGGCGAAGCTGAAGATCACCAAAGTGACCTTCGAGGACCAGGGGATCTTCCGTTGCCGGGTGGATTTCATCGATTCGCCGACAAGGAACTTCATAGTGAATCTTACTCTCGTCG AGAAGCCATCCAACCCAGTGATATACGACGCGCAAGGGCGCGAGGTGACAGGAGTGGCTGGGCCCTTTCTCGAGGGCTACAATCTAGCATTAGTCTGCCAGGTGTCCGGAG GAACACCGAAGCCGACGGTGACATGGTGGAAGGACGGCGAGCTGCTGGACAGCGTGGTGGACACCATGACGATCGGTTCGCCGCGAAAGTTCACGTCGAACCACCTTTTCATCGACAAAGTGACAAGGTCGTTGCGAGGCGCCAAGCTGGTCTGCATGGCGCAATCGCCGCCTATGGCTGCGCCGATCGTCAGGGAGGTTCCTCTGGACATTTATC TGAAACCGGCAGTGGTCAAGATCGTCCTGAACGACGACCAGATCTTCGCTGGCCGGCCGTTCGCGGCTCGCTGCGAGACGTGGGGCAGTTCTCCGGCGGCCCGAATCATTTGGAGGTTAGGCGAGCAGGTGATAGGAGAGCCGAACGTGTCGACGACTCAGAGGAGCAACTCCACGGTCAGCAAGCTAGCTCTGGTCCTGGACAAGGACGACGACGGCAAGGAATTAACCTGCAGAGCCGAAAATCCCAGATTCCCCGGCGGAAGCCTCGAGCAAACTAGAGCCCTGAACGTTGCCT ATACCCCGGTCGTCGCCGTTCATCTAGCTACTGGCTACGCTTTGGAGTCTTTAAGGGAAGGCGATGATCTGAAGTTGGTCTGCGACGTGCAAAGTAACCCACTCCCGACCAAAGTCATCTGGTATCATAAC GATAAGCGATTGGAACATGACGTGGCCGGTGGAACGCTGATTGCCTCGAACGCGTTGACTCTGAGGGTGTTGACTTTGGCTCATGGGGGCGATTACTCCTGCGGGGCGGTCAATGCTGTGGGGGTGGGTCGCAGTAGACCCTTCTTCGTCCACATGAAAT ACGCGCCCAGGTGCAGAGTGGGTTACGAGCGTCGGGAGATCGCAGCGGGTCGTCGGGAGACGGTGTTCCTGCGATGCGAGGTCGACGCGATCCCGACGGACGACGTCAGGTTCTCGTGGACGTACAACACGACACGCGGCGACGTGTTGCCGGTGCAAAACTCCAGGGCGCAGAATAACGGGCTCGTTAGCGTTCTCGAGTACACTCCTACCGCTGACACCGACTTCGGGACCCTCGCCTGCTGGGCAAGCAACAGCGTCGGCAGACAAAGGACTCCTTGTATATTCAACGTCGTTCCGGGCA AGACACCGCAGCCGCCGCTCGACTGTTCTCTGCAGAACGAGAGCAGCTCGTTGCAAGTGAACTGCGTCCCTGGCGCGGACGGTGGTTCGCCGCAGTACTTTTTGTTGGAAGTTCGAGGCGGTCCGAGCGTGTTGCAGGTGAGCACGGCCACCTTGCACGCGCCCCAAAGCGACCAGGGCACTGTCGGCGAGGTGCCGGCCCTGTACCAAGAGAAGAACATGCGACCCAATTTTCAACTCCACGATCTCGAACCCGGGTTCGACTATACCCTGTACGTGTACGCCGTGAACGGTCGTGGACGAAGCGAACCGGCACTGTTGCGACACGTCCGGGTGCCGGATTCAATCGGAGGAAAATTGGAGAGGGCTGGTGTCTTTCTTGACGACTTGAAGAAAGCACTGCCCAGTGCCAGCTCCGAGAACCTGATCATCGTGATCGCCTTGGCGGGTACAG GTGCGGTGGCGTTGATCCTGATCGGCATCGGCATCGTGATAGGGTTGTCGGTGTGCAGGCGGAGGAGCACGTCGCCCGCGAAGGAGGACCGCGAGGATTTTACAATCCCGACTTATGTTTCCGCGCAGAGGATCGAGCCGAGGATCAGATACTCCGGCGACAGCAGCAGGCGATCACAGAGGACGAGTTTGTACGTCGAGGAGAATCGAAACG AACCGGATCTGCTGCAGCGGGTGGAGATCGACGTGCACGGCTAA